A part of Chanodichthys erythropterus isolate Z2021 chromosome 4, ASM2448905v1, whole genome shotgun sequence genomic DNA contains:
- the LOC137018296 gene encoding uncharacterized protein, protein MGQTALDSHAKCEKHKRYIADQSGSLPIQMFTTPSPSAQPSRPTSATSRPIASTSAFSTFSNTATLKAEVLWVLRTVSRHQSYTSNDDIHTVFQAMFPDSECVSAFSCGRDKTAYLARFGIAPYVKKELVARINQGNFVIMFDESMNRATNSKQLDLHVRHWVTDQTGTHHVQSRYLGSQFMGHSTAEDLLEHFKECTKDLNLRNMISLSMDGPSVNWKFVNLLQQEHGVQFGGVQLIIVGSCGLHTLHNAFKSGFEVWQIQKVLKSLHYLFHNAPARREDFTSSTSSTTFPLPFCGHRWLENLPTVQRAIEIWPAIEKFVDQVKSKVVKNPGTSSYDTLSEARLDPLLQAKLHFFMAISRAFQPFLEKYQTDAPMMPFLCKDLEDLIRSLLKRFMKPDALPSTPYKLVRIEVTDHKLWLSPKDVDIGMGAAAVIKELTKAGAKSGVSELGVLQFKKDCQNALSSMCKKALDKCPLKYAIVRNMTCLDPGQMCTNPDECLQKMKCLIQKFVQEKQLSGRISAGDVIAQQFEKVLFNEAKAVEFLSFRPSEKSRVDVFLQQYLQSYPELWTFCQSLLLLSHGQAEVERGFSTNKEVETCNMAEDTVITQRLICDHVKVCGGSGSASDQGAHQLLCFGTQSLQGALRGGKTQKEKEEQSKKRKNIEDDLEGLKKKKRSIEEVCKSLESDADRMAEQAENSAGSKMATLITKSNTMRRRAKEKQEELKEVNGQIEDKLSELKKI, encoded by the exons ATGGGTCAAACAGCCCTAGATTCTCACGCGAAATGCGAGAAACACAAGCGCTACATTGCGGATCAGTCGGGTAGTTTACCTATTCAAATGTTTACAACGCCATCACCCAGTGCTCAGCCAAGTAGGCCTACATCTGCTACTAGTCGGCCTATTgcgtctacctctgccttcagTACGTTCTCTAACACGGCCACGTTAAAGGCAGAAGTGCTCTGGGTTTTACGCACAGTTAGCCGCCACCAATCTTACACGTCAAACGATGACATTCACACAGTCTTCCAGGCGATGTTCCCGGACTCCGAGTGTGTGAGCGCGTTTAGTTGTGGCAGAGACAAGACGGCTTATCTTGCGCGATTTGGCATTGCTCCTTATGTGAAAAAGGAGCTTGTGGCACGGATAAACCAGGGAAACTTTGTCATCATGTTTGACGAAAGCATGAACAGAGCAACAAATAGTAAACAGTTGGACCTGCATGTCAGACACTGGGTTACTGATCAGACTGGCACTCATCACGTTCAATCGCGCTATCTTGGGTCCCAATTCATGGGCCATTCTACAGCAGAGGATTTGTTGGAACATTTTAAG GAGTGTACCAAAGATCTCAACTTGAGGAACATGATCTCTTTGTCGATGGATGGACCCTCTGTTAATTGGAAATTTGTGAACCTCCTACAGCAGGAGCATGGCGTACAATTTGGGGGGGTTCAACTCATAATTGTTGGAAGTTGTGGTCTACATACCCTCCATAATGCTTTCAAGAGTGGATTTGAGGTGTGGCAGATACAGAAGGTGCTTAAATCTCTGCACTATCTTTTTCACAATGCCCCAGCCAGGAGAGAGGATTTCACTTCATCAACATCGTCAACAACATTCCCCTTACCCTTCTGTGGTCATCGGTGGCTTGAGAACTTGCCAACTGTGCAAAGAGCAATAGAGATTTGGCCCGCCATTGAGAAGTTTGTGGACCAGGTGAAGTCAAAAGTGGTGAAGAACCCAGGGACATCATCATATGACACCCTCTCTGAGGCTCGACTGGATCCCCTTCTGCAGGCCAAGCTCCATTTTTTCATGGCCATATCAAGAGCTTTCCAACCTTTTCTGGAGAAATACCAGACAGATGCTCCAATGATGCCTTTTTTGTGCAAAGATCTGGAGGATTTGATCAGG agTCTTCTCAAACGATTTATGAAGCCTGATGCACTGCCTAGTACTCCATATAAGCTGGTAAGGATTGAAGTCACTGACCACAAGCTTTGGCTTAGTCCAAAGGATGTAGACATAGGCATGGGTGCAGCAGCTGTCATCAAG GAACTCACAAAAGCAGGGGCCAAGAGCGGTGTAAGCGAGCTTGGTGTCCTGCAGTTTAAGAAAGACTGCCAGAATGCCCTTTCAAGTATGTGCAAGAAGGCTCTTGATAAGTGCCCCCTGAAGTACGCCATAGTCCGCAACATGACATGCTTGGATCCAGGCCAAATGTGCACCAACCCTGATGAGTGCCTTCAGAAAATGAAGTGCCTCATTCAGAAGTTTGTGCAAGAGAAACAACTGTCAGGCAGGATATCTGCTG GTGATGTGATTGCACAGCAGTTTGAAAAGGTCCTTTTTAATGAGGCCAAAGCTGTTGAATTCTTGTCCTTCAGGCCCTCTGAGAAGTCAAGAGTGGATGTATTTTTGCAGCAATATCTTCAGTCCTACCCTGAACTCTGGACATTTTGTCAGTCACTTCTTCTTCTGTCCCATGGACAGGCAGAAGTTGAGCGTGGGTTTTCCACCAATAAAGAGGTGGAAACATGTAATATGGCGGAGGACACAGTGATCACCCAGAGGCTGATTTGTGACCATGTTAAAGTTTGTGGGGGTAGCGGAAGTGCCTCTGACCAAGGAGCTCATCAGTTACTGTGCTTCGGCACGCAGTCGCTACAGGGAGCACTTAGAGGAGGAAAGacgcaaaaagaaaaagaggaacagTCCAAGAAGAGGAAAAACATTGAAGATGATCTGGAAGGGCTGAAGAAAAAGAAGAGGTCCATTGAGGAGGTTTGTAAGTCACTTGAAAGTGACGCTGACCGAATGGCAGAACAGGCAGAAAATTCTGCAGGCTCCAAAATGGCTACGCTGATTACAAAGTCTAACACAATGAGAAGACGGGCCAAAGAGAAGCAGGAGGAGTTGAAGGAAGTAAATGGACAAATTGAGGACAAACTCTCTGAGCTCAAAAAAATTTAA